In the genome of Daucus carota subsp. sativus chromosome 9, DH1 v3.0, whole genome shotgun sequence, the window AAAAGCTTCTATAAAACCCCAGCCATCTTCAATATCAGGTCCCACCCAGAAACCTGATATTACGATATAAGTTTTTGGACTTACATTACAATGATTAGAAATTCGTGCAGACAAATGTGCACGGGCTGCCATTTGTAGGCAATGGCAGGTTGCATTTACAGAGAGTATGCCACTAGCCAAGCATTCATGACGAAGAATTTTGACAACTGCAAACAAAATTTGAAGCGTCAGCTCAATCAAATTTCCAATTCAAGGTTATATTTGAGTACCTATGTAATCACAGCCTTAACATCTATACATGAGAACTCGATATAATGTTCCTTGCACTAATCACAAGTCCAACATAAGAGAATGAAGATGGTCTCTGTTTCATATTATTGTTTCATAATCGTGATGAAATTGTTAACCGCTGTGTGCTGCAATAGAGAAGAGAGAAACAGTGCCATGCTCCCATCCTCAATTAAAGTGTGCCACCTTTATCCATTTTTTACTTTGACTATATATGTGTAGACtctaaatctgatttaattttattaatactgAGTGTTTATAAGATCTCTTTGAAGCACCATGAAATCAAAAAATCACAAATCAAGTTCACCATGACCTTAGTCCTTAGCTGTCAATTGTATCTTGCTATTTAAGATATTTTAATCAAGTGGAGTTGACACAGTCGCACACTGACTCGGAACTTTGGTACTCTGGTAGACTACTGCAAGTCTGCAAGTATTTGCAACTAAAAGGGAAGAGGTGCATTCTATGGGTTACAATAATAAAGCATGAACCCGGAATGTCAAATACCTGGTATGTAGCTGAAGGCAAAACTAACAGTCTGACAGCCAATTCCATGTTCTGTAAGaagtatttattaaatttttaaaggaaGCGCACTCTGGCCACACTTAATTACTTTAAATGTTTTTTATACAGttccaaataaataatattgtgagagataataatataatatacaaattaagcCACAGCATGGTGGTAGCCAATAGCAAAAATAAATTAGTACAAGTAGACAAAAGATATAACCTGTTCCACAGGTGGTTGGTTTTAGCAGACTTCTGCGTGATCTCGTCAGGTGTATATTCTACAACAATTACACAGATATCAATTCAGAAGTATGCCCACCCAATAACATATAAGATATTCATTTTCCATGAACCAGACAATTGCATAGGTAGAATGGTAGACCAATGATACACGAATATCAGTTTGGTTGTTATCAAAATGTAAACACATAGTTACATTGTAAAGGAAATAGCTACAACAATGTCCAAGAGTTTGCTACAGGGAAATTAAAGCAAATTTACAATGACCTTACAGACCACTCAGTTGAGAACCAGTAGTTAAAGTtctacaaaaaaaattagattaaaacttaATAAGATAACGCTCTGGCCAGACATTAAAACTCTtaattaattgtcttagcagaaCTGTGCACTATAGGTAGATAGATATAAGTaccttggaaaaaaaaattcaaattactcTGATTTTTAATAGAACAGGAAACATATTCCACACCCATATTTATCCCATTTCGATATATAAATTGTTTCAAGACTTAAAACAATTTAATCAAGATTTTAGACGATGTTCAAGCTCAACTTAATTTAATAGTTTTGACTTGTTAGTTCTTCCTCTAGTTCGGAAAAGGTAACCCCAAGAGATAAATGTTTCTGAAAAAGAGCTTATGTTACATAATGATGTATAACTATATGGTTGAGATTAAGATTTACCATGCATCAATTTGTTAATAAAGGTTGTAGATTTTGTTGTTGCAAATCTTAATAAAGCCTATCTGCTGCCGACAAAAGGCTTATCATGTTTAGGATGCTTCAATAGAAAAGATGCACGAGTATCCATTAAAGAATAAGAAGACTATGTTATACATCCTTGAGTAAGTTTTAACATTTTCTTGTTG includes:
- the LOC108201899 gene encoding uncharacterized protein LOC108201899; this encodes MACSVNLSFSALISPYKTLIQNIHLTRSRRSLLKPTTCGTEHGIGCQTVSFAFSYIPVVKILRHECLASGILSVNATCHCLQMAARAHLSARISNHCNVSPKTYIVISGFWVGPDIEDGWGFIEAFVNQIY